The genomic region GGGCGAGGCTTGTCCACACCCTCCTGCACCCGCTGCAGGATAGCTTCCGCCTCTGCATCGGTGATGGGCGCAGGCCGGTCACTCGAGCCGCCGATGAAACCGAGCACCTTCGGGACGTCTTTGACGAGGTGCCAGGTCTCCTCATCCAGTTCCATCTGCACCAGCACGTAGCCGGGGAAGAACTTGCGCTCGCTCTTACGACGCTGACCCTCGCGCATCTCCACAACTTCTTCCGTGGGCACCAGGATCTCGCCAAACTTGTGGCCGAGGTCGTAGCGCTCGATGCGCTCGATGAGCGACTGTTTCACCTTGTACTCGTAGTTCGAGTAGGCGTGGACCACGTACCAGCGTAGGGACACTTAGCTTCAGCCCCTGCCAGTAATCAGGCGGACGACCCAGCCGAGGCCAAGATCCAACATCCAGAAGAACACGCCCATCGTGATCGCGAACAGCAACACTATCAGCGTCGTCTGCAGCGTCTCCTCACGCTTAGGCCATACGACCTTGCGCAACTCAACGCGCGCGCCGCGCATGAAATCGGTGAACTGGCGCCCCTGGCTGCTGGTCGCGGCAATCGCCAACCCGATGCCCAGGCCGGCCAGCACCGCAGGCACACGCAGCAACACCGACGCATTCGGGAAGTAGTAGTAGGCGAAGATGCCTCCAACCACAACGCCCAGGGCGAGCATGAGCTTCATCGTATCCAGCAGGCTCGAGCTGCCCGACTGCTTCGCTTCCATCTTTCCTCTCGGCTAAAGCCTGTCGGATGAGGTGGCAGGCCAGGAGGGAATCGAACCCCCAACCTGCGGTTTTGGAGACCGCCGCTCTGCCAATTGAGCTACTGGCCTACATCCGTTACTCGGTTACGCGGCAGGCGGCATCGCAAACGGCGCCGCCCACCAGCTTCAGTCAGTACGCCGCAGCGATCACTCGAGGATCTTCGCCACCACGCCCGCACCCACCGTGCGGCCACCCTCGCGGATGGCGAAGCGCAGGCCTTCCTCCATCGCGATCGGTGCAATCAACTCCACGCCAAGCTTGATGTTGTCGCCCGGCATCACCATC from Pseudomonadota bacterium harbors:
- the nusG gene encoding transcription termination/antitermination protein NusG, producing the protein MSLRWYVVHAYSNYEYKVKQSLIERIERYDLGHKFGEILVPTEEVVEMREGQRRKSERKFFPGYVLVQMELDEETWHLVKDVPKVLGFIGGSSDRPAPITDAEAEAILQRVQEGVDKPRPKVLFEPGEVVRVIDGPFNDFNGVVEEVNYEKNRLRVAVQILGRAAPVELEFGQVEKA
- the secE gene encoding preprotein translocase subunit SecE gives rise to the protein MEAKQSGSSSLLDTMKLMLALGVVVGGIFAYYYFPNASVLLRVPAVLAGLGIGLAIAATSSQGRQFTDFMRGARVELRKVVWPKREETLQTTLIVLLFAITMGVFFWMLDLGLGWVVRLITGRG
- the tuf gene encoding elongation factor Tu (EF-Tu; promotes GTP-dependent binding of aminoacyl-tRNA to the A-site of ribosomes during protein biosynthesis; when the tRNA anticodon matches the mRNA codon, GTP hydrolysis results; the inactive EF-Tu-GDP leaves the ribosome and release of GDP is promoted by elongation factor Ts; many prokaryotes have two copies of the gene encoding EF-Tu) yields the protein MVMPGDNIKLGVELIAPIAMEEGLRFAIREGGRTVGAGVVAKILE